The following coding sequences are from one Paenibacillus stellifer window:
- a CDS encoding peptidase U32 family protein — protein sequence MSTVAKPQYKGKRYRLDKPELLAPAGNLEKLKFAVHYGADAVYIGGQKYGLRSNADNFSFEEMREGVEFAKKYGAKVFVATNIYAHNEDIEGIEEYLRNLQEAGISAIIVADPAIVDIALRSAPGLEVHLSTQQSTLNWQAVSFWKEEGLPRVVLGRETSLKEISEIKEHVDIEIEAFIHGAMCSSYSGRCVLSNHFTDRDSNRGGCCQSCRWKYDLFEDARGQEEWISEEEHALRSASPLVPGVSQLPLHTPEDNPFTMGAKDLCMLENIPDLIEAGIDSFKIEGRMKSIHYVATVVNAYRKAIDAYMADPEHYEMKREWLDELNKAANRPLNTGFFYDTPDHEDHIYEPEEKAAPYDFAGLVLDYDAKTGTALIQQRNHFKPGQEVEFFGPDITPFKQIVGELFDEEGNALDAARHPLQRVRMKVDYPVAYFDMMRKKK from the coding sequence ATGAGCACTGTGGCCAAGCCGCAATACAAAGGCAAAAGATACCGCCTGGACAAACCGGAGCTCCTGGCTCCGGCGGGCAATCTGGAAAAATTGAAATTCGCCGTGCATTATGGCGCGGATGCGGTATATATCGGCGGGCAGAAATACGGCCTGCGTTCGAACGCGGACAATTTCAGCTTCGAGGAAATGCGGGAAGGCGTGGAGTTCGCCAAGAAATACGGCGCCAAAGTATTTGTCGCCACGAATATTTATGCGCACAACGAGGATATCGAGGGCATTGAGGAATACCTCCGCAACCTGCAGGAGGCCGGCATTTCGGCCATCATCGTTGCAGATCCAGCAATTGTCGATATCGCGCTGCGCTCGGCGCCGGGGCTTGAGGTACATTTGAGCACCCAGCAGTCCACACTGAACTGGCAGGCGGTCTCATTCTGGAAAGAGGAAGGGCTGCCGCGGGTCGTGCTGGGCCGGGAGACGAGCCTGAAGGAAATCTCGGAAATCAAGGAGCATGTCGATATCGAAATTGAAGCGTTCATTCATGGCGCGATGTGTTCTTCTTATTCCGGCCGGTGCGTGCTGTCCAACCATTTTACGGACCGCGATTCCAATCGTGGGGGCTGCTGCCAGTCCTGCCGCTGGAAATACGATTTGTTCGAGGACGCCCGGGGGCAGGAGGAGTGGATCTCCGAAGAGGAGCATGCCCTCCGTTCGGCTTCACCGCTTGTTCCCGGCGTCAGCCAGCTGCCGCTGCACACGCCGGAGGACAATCCTTTTACTATGGGAGCCAAGGACCTGTGCATGCTGGAGAACATTCCGGATCTGATCGAAGCGGGAATTGACAGCTTCAAGATTGAAGGGCGGATGAAATCCATCCACTATGTGGCGACGGTTGTTAATGCGTACCGCAAGGCGATTGACGCTTACATGGCCGATCCCGAGCATTATGAAATGAAGCGTGAATGGCTGGATGAACTGAACAAAGCAGCCAACCGGCCGCTCAATACCGGATTTTTCTACGATACACCGGATCATGAGGACCATATTTACGAGCCTGAGGAAAAAGCGGCACCCTACGACTTCGCCGGACTCGTGCTGGATTATGACGCGAAGACGGGAACGGCGCTGATCCAGCAGCGCAACCATTTTAAGCCCGGACAGGAAGTTGAATTCTTCGGCCCTGACATCACGCCTTTCAAGCAGATTGTCGGCGAGCTGTTTGACGAGGAAGGAAATGCGCTGGATGCTGCCAGACACCCGCTGCAGCGGGTGCGCATGAAAGTGGATTATCCGGTTGCCTATTTCGATATGATGCGCAAAAAAAAGTAA
- a CDS encoding DUF1292 domain-containing protein: MANEQIGMEEEPEIIYIPDEEGNEEEFEVIMKFEVDGSDSKYMMVVPLDSEDEEADEVYAFRYEEDGDDLQLFMIEDDEEWAIVEETFNTLVDELDGGSGND, translated from the coding sequence ATGGCAAACGAACAGATCGGCATGGAAGAGGAACCGGAAATTATTTATATTCCCGATGAAGAGGGGAACGAAGAGGAATTCGAGGTTATCATGAAATTTGAGGTTGACGGCTCCGATTCCAAATACATGATGGTGGTTCCGCTCGATTCCGAAGATGAGGAAGCCGACGAAGTATACGCATTCCGTTACGAAGAAGACGGCGACGATCTCCAGCTGTTCATGATCGAGGATGACGAGGAGTGGGCGATTGTTGAAGAGACGTTCAACACGCTCGTCGATGAGCTTGACGGAGGAAGCGGGAATGACTGA
- the alaS gene encoding alanine--tRNA ligase, which translates to MKASEIRSKWLEFFASKGHKIEPSASLVPHNDPSLLWINAGMAPLKQYFDGRVKPENPRIANSQKCIRTNDIENVGKTRRHHTFFEMLGNFSIGDYFKEEAVTWAWEFLTGKEWIGFDPERLSVTVYPEDEEAFKLWNEKIGIPAERIIKLEDNFWDIGEGPCGPCTEIFYDRGEAYGSDMSDPEMYPGGENERYLEVWNLVFSQFNHNKDGSYTPLPNKNIDTGAGLERFSSILQDVDSNFDTDLFQPIIQTTAKLAGVTYKENLEQDVALKVIADHIRTVTFAVGDGVLPSNEGRGYIIRRLLRRAVRYGKTLGLDRPFLYELTTVVGDVMGVYYPTVVENQEYIAKIIRTEEERFHETLSDGLAILGEISERAKSEGKDTISGADAFKLYDTYGFPFDLTEDYAAEQGLKVDREGFDTAMQEQRDRARAARHDSGSMKVQGGALSELTVKSEFVGYNDLVTESKIAAIVVGDEVVEVAGEGQEAQVILESTPFYAESGGQVSDRGVLTGGSAVARVNGLFKAPRGQHVHIVTVEAGELRVGDTVRAEVDQAEREDIVKNHTSTHLLHKALKEVLGGHVNQAGSLVEGARLRFDFSHFGAITPEELTEIERKVNEQIWRALDVVIENKPIDEARAMGAMALFGEKYGDIVRVVQVGDYSLELCGGCHVRNTAQIGIFKLVSESGIGSGVRRIEAVTGRYAYQFTEGQLDVLKQAAALLKSSLHDVPKRIEALDARVRELGRENESLQSKLSAAAAAELTSSVKTVGSGVQVLTAAVQAGGMDALRSMADELKVKLPTAVIVLGAAADDKVNFVVAVPQALVKQGYHAGKLVKEVAAVCGGGGGGRPDMAQAGGKDASKLAEALAKAEELVAAQA; encoded by the coding sequence ATGAAAGCTAGTGAAATCCGTTCCAAATGGCTGGAGTTCTTCGCCTCCAAAGGCCACAAAATCGAGCCCAGCGCATCGCTCGTTCCCCATAACGATCCTTCCCTTCTGTGGATCAATGCCGGGATGGCTCCGTTAAAGCAGTATTTTGACGGACGCGTGAAGCCGGAAAATCCGCGCATTGCCAATTCGCAGAAGTGTATCCGTACGAACGATATTGAGAATGTGGGCAAGACTCGCCGCCACCATACGTTTTTTGAGATGCTGGGCAATTTCTCCATCGGCGATTATTTCAAGGAAGAAGCGGTGACCTGGGCCTGGGAGTTCCTGACGGGCAAGGAATGGATCGGCTTCGACCCGGAGCGGCTGTCCGTTACGGTCTATCCGGAAGACGAAGAAGCGTTCAAGCTGTGGAATGAAAAAATCGGCATCCCGGCCGAACGCATCATCAAGCTGGAGGACAATTTCTGGGATATCGGCGAGGGACCTTGCGGACCCTGCACGGAAATCTTCTACGACAGGGGCGAAGCCTACGGCAGCGATATGTCCGATCCGGAAATGTATCCCGGCGGCGAGAACGAGCGCTACCTGGAAGTCTGGAACCTCGTCTTCTCCCAGTTCAACCATAATAAGGACGGCAGCTACACGCCGCTTCCGAACAAGAACATCGATACCGGCGCTGGTCTGGAACGGTTCTCTTCCATTCTGCAGGATGTGGATTCGAACTTCGACACCGACCTGTTCCAGCCGATCATTCAGACGACTGCCAAATTGGCCGGCGTGACTTACAAGGAGAATCTGGAGCAGGATGTCGCGCTGAAGGTTATCGCCGACCATATCCGGACGGTTACGTTCGCGGTTGGCGATGGCGTGCTGCCGTCCAATGAAGGACGCGGCTATATTATCCGCCGCCTGTTGCGCCGCGCGGTCCGCTACGGCAAGACGCTGGGTCTTGACCGTCCGTTCCTGTACGAGCTGACAACGGTTGTTGGCGATGTCATGGGTGTCTACTATCCGACTGTCGTGGAGAACCAAGAGTATATCGCCAAAATTATCCGCACCGAAGAGGAACGCTTCCATGAGACGCTGTCCGACGGGCTGGCCATTCTGGGCGAAATCAGCGAACGGGCCAAGTCGGAAGGGAAGGACACGATCAGCGGCGCTGATGCATTCAAGCTGTATGATACCTACGGCTTCCCGTTCGATCTGACTGAGGATTACGCCGCCGAGCAGGGGCTTAAAGTGGACCGCGAGGGCTTTGACACCGCCATGCAGGAGCAGCGCGACCGCGCAAGAGCGGCCCGCCACGACAGCGGCAGCATGAAGGTCCAAGGCGGGGCCTTGTCCGAGCTTACGGTTAAAAGCGAGTTTGTTGGTTATAATGACCTCGTAACCGAATCGAAGATCGCCGCGATTGTCGTTGGCGACGAAGTGGTTGAGGTTGCGGGTGAAGGGCAGGAGGCTCAGGTCATTCTGGAGTCGACTCCGTTCTATGCCGAGAGCGGCGGCCAGGTCAGCGACCGCGGCGTGCTGACAGGCGGTTCCGCCGTAGCCAGAGTGAACGGGCTGTTCAAGGCGCCGCGCGGGCAGCATGTCCATATCGTAACGGTAGAAGCCGGAGAGCTTCGGGTTGGTGATACAGTTCGCGCCGAAGTGGACCAGGCGGAGCGCGAGGACATCGTCAAGAACCACACCTCTACGCATCTGCTGCACAAGGCGCTGAAGGAAGTGCTCGGCGGACATGTCAACCAGGCGGGATCGCTGGTGGAAGGCGCACGGCTGCGCTTTGACTTCTCCCATTTCGGCGCCATTACGCCGGAAGAGCTGACGGAGATCGAGCGCAAGGTCAACGAGCAGATCTGGCGCGCGCTTGATGTCGTGATCGAGAACAAGCCGATCGACGAAGCCAGAGCGATGGGTGCAATGGCACTCTTCGGCGAGAAGTATGGCGACATCGTCCGCGTCGTCCAGGTCGGCGATTACAGCCTGGAGCTGTGCGGCGGCTGCCATGTGCGGAACACCGCGCAGATCGGCATCTTCAAGCTTGTGAGCGAGAGCGGCATCGGCTCCGGCGTTCGCCGTATCGAGGCGGTAACCGGACGCTACGCCTACCAGTTCACGGAAGGCCAGCTTGATGTGCTGAAGCAGGCGGCCGCGCTGCTGAAGTCCTCGCTGCATGATGTGCCGAAGCGCATCGAGGCGTTGGACGCACGGGTACGCGAGCTTGGCCGCGAGAACGAATCGCTGCAGTCGAAGCTCAGCGCCGCAGCGGCTGCCGAGCTGACCAGCAGCGTGAAGACGGTCGGCAGCGGGGTACAGGTGCTGACCGCGGCCGTCCAGGCCGGAGGAATGGACGCGCTGCGTTCCATGGCCGACGAGCTCAAGGTGAAGCTCCCGACGGCTGTCATCGTGCTGGGCGCAGCGGCGGATGACAAGGTGAACTTCGTCGTGGCCGTGCCGCAGGCGCTGGTGAAGCAGGGGTATCACGCCGGCAAGCTGGTGAAGGAAGTCGCCGCAGTATGCGGAGGCGGAGGCGGCGGCCGTCCGGATATGGCACAGGCCGGCGGCAAGGACGCTTCGAAGCTTGCCGAGGCGCTGGCCAAGGCGGAAGAGCTTGTAGCGGCGCAGGCTTAA
- a CDS encoding SDR family NAD(P)-dependent oxidoreductase, with protein MDLGLKGKKAVITGGSKGIGLATALLLAGEGADVAIIARTLEPLQEAARRIAEATGREPLIVQADISSEEGAREAVEKAAGYFGGLDILVNNAGTSAAKPFEEVDGASWDADLDLKLLAAVHCSRAAIPHMRDAGGGAIVNVTAVKGKAPSESSLPTSVSRAAGLALTKAMSRDLAGANIRVNAVCIGLIRSNQIEKKWKQAAPQLSWEEFSADPRHNIPLGRIGDAREAANVIGFLVSEAASYVTGTAVNIDGGSSAVL; from the coding sequence ATGGATTTGGGCTTGAAGGGGAAAAAGGCGGTAATCACCGGAGGAAGCAAAGGAATCGGACTGGCCACGGCTCTACTGCTGGCAGGAGAAGGAGCGGATGTGGCGATCATAGCCCGGACGCTTGAACCGCTTCAGGAGGCGGCGAGGCGCATTGCGGAAGCGACGGGCCGGGAGCCGCTGATCGTGCAGGCCGATATCTCGTCGGAGGAAGGCGCGCGCGAAGCGGTGGAGAAGGCGGCCGGTTATTTCGGCGGGCTTGATATTCTGGTCAACAACGCGGGGACGTCCGCGGCCAAGCCTTTTGAGGAAGTGGACGGCGCTTCCTGGGACGCGGATCTTGATTTGAAGCTGCTGGCAGCGGTGCACTGCTCACGGGCTGCCATTCCGCATATGCGGGACGCGGGAGGCGGCGCGATTGTCAACGTGACGGCGGTGAAGGGCAAGGCTCCATCCGAGTCCTCGCTGCCGACGTCCGTCAGCCGGGCGGCGGGGCTGGCACTGACCAAGGCGATGAGCCGGGACCTGGCAGGAGCGAACATTCGCGTCAATGCGGTGTGCATCGGGCTGATCCGCAGCAACCAGATCGAGAAGAAGTGGAAGCAGGCGGCTCCGCAATTAAGCTGGGAGGAATTCTCCGCCGATCCCCGGCATAACATTCCGCTGGGACGTATCGGCGACGCCCGGGAAGCGGCCAATGTGATCGGTTTCCTGGTATCGGAGGCGGCATCTTATGTGACGGGAACCGCGGTGAATATCGACGGGGGATCGTCGGCCGTGCTGTAG
- a CDS encoding DUF1292 domain-containing protein, producing MTEYSADAGQVVWSSRLKDAYGSAVELEDENGKASVFEIIAEFEVQGQGYAVLRDPEGDGEPEFLRVIVPGEGLPELESIDDDDEWEDISELYDELTFPDDEV from the coding sequence ATGACTGAGTATTCCGCCGACGCCGGCCAGGTCGTATGGAGCTCCAGGCTGAAAGACGCCTATGGCAGCGCCGTGGAACTGGAAGACGAGAACGGCAAAGCTTCCGTATTCGAGATTATCGCCGAATTCGAAGTGCAGGGTCAGGGATACGCGGTGCTCCGGGATCCTGAAGGGGACGGAGAGCCGGAATTTTTGCGGGTCATCGTGCCGGGTGAAGGATTACCGGAGCTGGAGAGCATTGACGACGACGACGAATGGGAGGACATCTCGGAGCTGTACGACGAGCTGACTTTCCCTGACGACGAAGTGTAA
- a CDS encoding IreB family regulatory phosphoprotein: MDSMDKTVKFNVKGDEKEASPREILLTVYDALVEKEYNPINQIVGYLLSGDPAYIPRHNNARSLVRRKERDELIEELVRFYLANQPAERIK, translated from the coding sequence ATGGACTCCATGGACAAAACGGTCAAATTCAATGTGAAGGGCGACGAGAAGGAGGCCTCTCCCCGCGAGATCCTGCTTACGGTGTACGATGCCCTGGTGGAGAAGGAGTATAATCCGATCAACCAGATTGTAGGCTATCTTCTTTCCGGTGACCCGGCTTACATTCCTCGCCACAACAATGCGAGAAGTTTGGTCCGGAGGAAAGAACGTGACGAGCTGATTGAAGAACTGGTCCGGTTCTATCTTGCCAATCAGCCGGCGGAAAGGATCAAATGA
- a CDS encoding SDR family NAD(P)-dependent oxidoreductase codes for MEEQNSSITPQHKLGSGFGYRSTADEVLSGIDLTGRLALVTGGYSGLGLETTRALVRAGAQVIVPARRPALAEEALAGLNGVTVEELDLSDLASIHAFADRFLESGRSIDIAILNAAIMANPETRVGPGWESQFATNHLGHFALVNLLWPALSAGEGARVVALSSVGHHSSPIRWDDIHFTQPQSYHKFLAYGQSKTAISLFAVELDRRGKKHGVRAFSVHPGGIMTPLQRHMPKEEMIERGWLDETGEIVNPLFKTPEQGASTQVWAATSPQLNGMGGVYCEDCDIAEISVDENNRTGVKAYAIDSEQAVRLWALSAELTGVDRIPSA; via the coding sequence ATGGAAGAGCAGAACAGTTCGATAACACCGCAGCATAAGCTCGGCTCCGGCTTCGGTTACCGCAGCACCGCGGATGAAGTCTTGAGCGGCATTGATCTCACAGGACGTCTGGCCCTCGTAACCGGCGGTTATTCCGGCTTGGGCCTGGAGACTACCCGGGCACTAGTCCGCGCCGGGGCGCAAGTAATAGTACCGGCACGGCGCCCGGCTCTCGCCGAGGAAGCTCTCGCAGGCTTGAACGGCGTTACAGTCGAGGAGCTTGATCTTTCCGATCTCGCAAGTATTCACGCATTCGCGGACCGGTTCCTGGAAAGCGGCCGAAGCATCGACATCGCCATCCTGAACGCAGCCATTATGGCCAACCCCGAGACTAGGGTCGGCCCAGGCTGGGAGAGCCAGTTCGCTACCAATCATCTTGGACATTTCGCACTGGTCAACCTGCTGTGGCCTGCACTGTCCGCAGGCGAAGGGGCGCGTGTCGTGGCCTTGTCCTCGGTTGGCCACCATTCGTCACCGATTCGCTGGGACGACATTCATTTTACACAGCCGCAGTCTTATCATAAATTCCTGGCTTACGGCCAATCCAAGACGGCCATCAGTCTGTTCGCCGTCGAGCTTGATCGGCGCGGGAAGAAGCACGGCGTAAGAGCATTCTCGGTGCATCCCGGCGGCATTATGACACCGCTGCAGCGCCATATGCCGAAGGAGGAAATGATTGAAAGAGGCTGGCTCGACGAGACCGGTGAAATCGTCAATCCTCTCTTCAAGACACCGGAGCAAGGGGCCTCCACCCAGGTATGGGCGGCAACCTCCCCACAGCTGAACGGCATGGGCGGCGTCTATTGCGAGGACTGCGATATCGCCGAAATCTCGGTGGACGAGAACAACCGTACGGGAGTCAAAGCATATGCGATTGATTCTGAACAGGCTGTCCGCCTATGGGCGCTTTCCGCCGAGTTAACCGGTGTTGACCGCATCCCGTCCGCTTAA
- a CDS encoding peptidase U32 family protein — MTSKPELLATAASLEEAALLLDAGADALLIGDDRFGMRLAGHFSLEDTAKAVELTHARGRKIYTSLAGLMPNELLDELPAYVKALAELGVDGAEFGDPSVLAVARREAPGLKLHWNAEMTSTNFATANYWGCKGASRVCLARELNMDEITEMIPKLEVEAQVQVHGMTNIYHSKRKLVESYMKHQGRPVQDGNLGRDRGLFLVEAERPGEKFPIYEDESGTHIMSSDDICILEDLHILMGAGVHSFKVEGLLKTPAYNAIAVKAYRAAIDAYAADPDSYAFHEQWLYDIRRLQDPERELSFGFFYKEQVY; from the coding sequence ATGACAAGCAAACCGGAGCTGCTGGCGACGGCCGCTTCCCTGGAGGAAGCGGCTTTGCTGCTGGATGCAGGAGCCGATGCGCTGCTGATCGGCGACGACCGGTTCGGCATGCGGCTGGCCGGCCATTTCAGCCTGGAGGATACGGCGAAGGCTGTAGAGCTGACTCACGCGCGCGGCCGCAAAATTTATACAAGCCTTGCAGGCTTGATGCCGAACGAGCTGCTGGATGAACTGCCGGCCTATGTGAAGGCACTTGCCGAGCTGGGTGTGGACGGCGCGGAATTCGGCGATCCTTCGGTTCTGGCGGTCGCCCGCCGCGAAGCGCCGGGACTTAAGCTTCACTGGAACGCCGAAATGACATCCACCAATTTCGCCACGGCCAATTATTGGGGCTGCAAAGGCGCTTCCCGTGTCTGTCTGGCGCGCGAGCTCAATATGGATGAAATTACCGAGATGATTCCGAAGCTGGAAGTGGAAGCCCAGGTCCAGGTTCACGGCATGACCAATATATATCATTCCAAGCGCAAGCTTGTGGAGAGCTATATGAAGCATCAGGGCCGGCCGGTGCAGGACGGCAATCTGGGCCGTGACCGCGGCCTGTTCCTCGTCGAGGCGGAGCGCCCGGGCGAGAAATTCCCGATTTATGAAGACGAGAGCGGCACGCATATCATGAGCTCGGACGACATCTGCATTCTGGAAGACCTGCATATTCTGATGGGAGCGGGCGTGCACAGCTTCAAGGTGGAGGGCTTGCTGAAGACGCCCGCCTATAACGCTATTGCGGTCAAGGCTTACCGCGCGGCGATCGACGCTTACGCGGCCGACCCGGATTCCTATGCGTTCCATGAACAATGGCTGTATGATATACGCCGCCTGCAGGATCCGGAGCGCGAGCTGTCGTTCGGTTTCTTTTACAAAGAGCAGGTGTATTAA
- the ruvX gene encoding Holliday junction resolvase RuvX, whose translation MRKLGLDFGDRRIGAAVSDAFGWTAQGLKTIERRRDGSEIDEIRRLIEENEVSEIVVGLPKNMNGTVGQRGEICIEFANQLRETLNMPVHLWDERLTTVSAERVLIEGDVSRKKRKGIVDKMAAVLILQNFLDAKASRGN comes from the coding sequence ATGAGGAAGCTGGGACTTGACTTTGGCGACCGGCGGATCGGGGCTGCCGTAAGCGACGCCTTCGGCTGGACAGCCCAGGGACTGAAGACCATTGAACGCCGCCGGGACGGCAGTGAGATCGATGAAATTCGCCGCCTTATTGAAGAGAATGAAGTGTCCGAGATCGTCGTCGGTCTGCCAAAGAACATGAACGGCACGGTGGGACAGCGGGGCGAGATTTGCATCGAATTCGCCAATCAGCTGCGGGAGACGCTGAATATGCCCGTACACCTTTGGGATGAGCGCCTGACGACGGTATCCGCGGAGCGGGTGCTGATCGAGGGTGATGTCAGCCGCAAGAAACGCAAAGGAATTGTGGATAAAATGGCCGCAGTTCTGATTCTGCAAAATTTTTTGGATGCTAAGGCGTCCCGAGGGAATTAG
- a CDS encoding MerR family transcriptional regulator produces MKLELEQELSISQVAERTGISAHSLRFYEREGLMLSPRISRDGGGRRRYKQADVEWLGLCIKFRASGMPIAQIRRYAELVRQGMGNEQERLAILREHQQRTVSQIAQLNDCLELISRKVDTYEQHLSAGTAQQLWSVETT; encoded by the coding sequence ATGAAACTTGAACTTGAGCAGGAACTCAGCATCAGTCAAGTCGCGGAGCGCACCGGCATAAGCGCACATTCCCTTCGCTTTTACGAGCGGGAAGGCTTAATGCTGTCCCCCCGCATATCGCGTGACGGTGGCGGACGCCGGCGGTACAAGCAGGCCGATGTCGAATGGCTCGGCCTCTGCATCAAATTCCGCGCATCCGGAATGCCCATCGCCCAGATCAGGCGGTATGCAGAACTGGTCCGCCAGGGAATGGGCAATGAACAGGAGAGGCTTGCCATCCTTCGCGAGCACCAGCAGCGGACTGTCTCACAAATCGCCCAATTGAACGACTGTCTCGAACTGATCAGCCGAAAGGTCGATACCTATGAGCAGCATCTCAGTGCAGGAACCGCGCAGCAGCTCTGGAGTGTGGAAACCACTTGA
- the mltG gene encoding endolytic transglycosylase MltG, producing MIILLLLIVAAGGAIWYIWNGMKPADAGPAVTFTVEKGMGSSEIADLLEKNGLIKNATLFKGYLKWTSEGSKFMAGTYSAAPGVTYDTLIERLNAGDVVKKETVVFTIPEGYTAEQIADRLAQSWGKDSSAFLALVDSGQGLQETQLLGIPQENDLRHRLEGYLFPSTYELVKDSTPEQVIEKMLEETQQKLDSIPDWKNKLKERGLTLHQLLTVASLVEREVVVDSERPLVAGVIYNRLKKEQKLEIDATVQYLLDKPKERLLYKDLEVDSPYNTYRNAGLPPGPICSPGLPSIEAALEPEASDYYFYVTKKDGSKTHLFAKTYKEHLANIKKSEAEAK from the coding sequence TTGATTATTCTTCTGCTGCTGATCGTCGCAGCCGGAGGAGCAATCTGGTATATATGGAACGGCATGAAGCCGGCCGATGCCGGTCCCGCTGTCACCTTCACGGTTGAAAAAGGGATGGGCAGCTCGGAGATTGCCGATCTCCTGGAGAAGAATGGCCTCATCAAGAATGCTACCCTTTTTAAGGGATATTTGAAGTGGACGAGCGAAGGCTCGAAGTTCATGGCCGGCACATACAGTGCCGCGCCCGGGGTAACCTATGACACCCTGATCGAAAGGCTGAACGCCGGAGATGTGGTGAAGAAGGAGACGGTCGTCTTTACCATTCCCGAAGGCTATACGGCCGAGCAGATCGCGGACAGGCTCGCGCAGAGCTGGGGCAAGGATTCGTCGGCTTTTCTGGCATTGGTGGATTCCGGCCAGGGCTTGCAGGAGACTCAGTTGCTCGGCATCCCGCAGGAGAATGATCTCAGGCACCGTCTGGAGGGCTATCTGTTCCCCAGCACGTATGAACTGGTCAAGGATAGCACGCCGGAGCAGGTCATCGAGAAGATGCTGGAGGAGACGCAGCAGAAGCTGGACAGCATTCCGGACTGGAAGAATAAGTTGAAGGAACGGGGACTGACACTTCATCAGCTGCTCACTGTCGCATCGCTGGTGGAGCGTGAGGTGGTCGTGGACAGCGAACGGCCGCTGGTGGCCGGGGTTATCTATAACCGTCTGAAGAAGGAGCAGAAGCTCGAGATCGACGCCACCGTCCAGTATTTGCTGGATAAGCCGAAGGAACGGCTTCTCTACAAGGATTTAGAGGTAGACAGCCCTTATAATACGTACCGGAATGCTGGCCTTCCGCCCGGCCCGATCTGCAGCCCGGGATTGCCTTCCATAGAAGCGGCTCTTGAGCCGGAAGCGTCGGACTATTATTTCTACGTCACCAAGAAAGACGGCAGCAAGACCCACTTGTTCGCCAAGACCTATAAAGAGCATTTGGCCAACATCAAAAAGAGCGAAGCGGAAGCGAAATAA